A stretch of the Oenococcus sp. UCMA 16435 genome encodes the following:
- a CDS encoding HAD family phosphatase, whose translation MEIKLIALDLDNTLLNAESEISTRNQKVLRFLHKKGLKVVLTTGRPIKGILPFIDQLELKQPEDYSINFNGGAIQNNLSKKIISSKFLTKDDVVPINNLANQMRFPLDGITVDHAYSIIDVRKSGYQSFIGKLMDFTDIKFHDLPAENHYFKFVSQTGPDQVAEIQEKASDYPTFTIVKSRPNLLEFLPKGVNKSFGLGQLLKHFGWTFDNVMAFGDEENDLPMIKSAGIGVAMENAIEDVKKVSQAVTKLNTEDGVADYLEKYFDL comes from the coding sequence TTGGAAATAAAATTAATTGCATTAGATTTGGACAATACATTGCTGAATGCTGAAAGTGAAATTAGTACGCGCAATCAGAAAGTATTGAGATTTTTGCATAAAAAGGGATTAAAAGTTGTTTTAACAACCGGAAGGCCGATTAAAGGAATACTACCTTTTATAGATCAACTGGAATTAAAACAACCGGAAGATTATTCAATTAATTTTAATGGAGGAGCCATTCAAAATAATTTGAGCAAGAAGATTATTTCCAGTAAATTTTTAACAAAAGACGATGTTGTGCCGATTAATAATTTGGCAAATCAGATGCGCTTCCCACTGGATGGCATCACTGTTGATCATGCTTATTCAATTATTGATGTCAGGAAATCCGGTTATCAGTCCTTTATAGGAAAATTGATGGATTTTACGGATATCAAGTTTCATGATTTACCGGCTGAAAATCATTATTTTAAATTTGTCAGTCAAACAGGTCCTGATCAAGTTGCTGAAATTCAAGAAAAAGCGAGCGATTATCCAACCTTTACGATTGTTAAAAGTCGACCTAATTTATTGGAATTTTTGCCAAAGGGAGTAAATAAAAGTTTTGGCCTCGGCCAGTTACTGAAACATTTTGGTTGGACCTTTGATAATGTGATGGCTTTTGGCGATGAGGAAAATGATTTACCGATGATTAAGTCAGCAGGTATCGGTGTTGCAATGGAAAACGCGATCGAAGACGTTAAAAAGGTGTCTCAAGCTGTGACGAAACTTAACACAGAAGACGGCGTTGCTGATTATTTGGAGAAATATTTCGATCTTTAA
- the ptsP gene encoding phosphoenolpyruvate--protein phosphotransferase, translating to MAETKKLTGIAASDGVGIAKSYLLVDPSLAFPYNEKIKDIDAEENRLDKALSASKDDLKKIKSKAEKNLGKEEAEVFEAHITILSDPELVSGIKAQIEHKQINAESALKNVTDNYIATFEAMTDNAYMQERAADIRDIAKRVTSHLLGINLPNPALIDEEVIIVAHDLTPSDTAQLDPTFVKGIVTDIGGRTAHASIMARSLEIPAVVGTGNAISDIKDHVNLIVDGGAGQVLIDPSEDEEVAYARKVGEYFARKREQAKLRDQTTESADGKHFDINANIGSPKDLDSVIANGAEGIGLFRTEFLFIDSDHLPTEDEQFSAYKAALQAMNGKPVTIRTMDIGGDKQLSYWKLPKEDNPFLGYRAIRISLKQDDIFRTQLRALLRASVYGNLWIMFPMIATLPEFRQAKKIYEEERNKLLSKGTKIADHIKLGIMVEIPASAVLADKFAKEVDFFSIGTNDLIQYTMAADRGNDSVSYLYQPYNPAILRLVHNVIEAAHKEDKVVAMCGEMAGDPVAVPVLMGLGLDEFSMSASSVLPTRSLMKHLKVSDMKKLANESLDKDTNQEVIDLVKNSIK from the coding sequence ATGGCTGAAACGAAAAAATTAACTGGAATTGCGGCATCGGATGGTGTTGGGATCGCTAAAAGTTATTTATTGGTTGATCCGAGTTTGGCTTTTCCTTATAACGAAAAAATCAAAGATATCGATGCAGAGGAAAACCGTTTGGACAAAGCGCTCTCTGCTTCTAAAGATGATTTAAAGAAAATCAAATCCAAGGCTGAAAAAAATCTCGGTAAAGAAGAGGCGGAAGTTTTTGAAGCACATATTACAATTCTCTCTGATCCTGAGTTGGTTTCTGGGATTAAAGCACAAATTGAGCATAAACAGATTAATGCCGAGTCAGCACTTAAAAATGTAACTGACAATTATATAGCTACTTTTGAAGCGATGACTGATAACGCTTATATGCAGGAACGTGCAGCCGATATTCGCGATATTGCAAAACGGGTAACGAGCCATTTGCTGGGAATCAATTTACCGAATCCAGCTTTAATTGATGAAGAGGTGATTATTGTTGCTCACGATCTGACTCCATCTGATACTGCACAACTTGATCCGACTTTTGTTAAAGGAATTGTTACTGATATTGGTGGTCGGACGGCACATGCTTCAATTATGGCTCGTTCATTGGAAATTCCAGCAGTTGTTGGAACGGGAAATGCGATCAGCGACATTAAAGATCATGTAAACCTAATCGTCGATGGAGGTGCCGGCCAGGTTTTGATCGATCCTAGTGAGGATGAAGAGGTTGCATATGCTCGAAAAGTTGGTGAATATTTTGCTCGGAAACGCGAACAAGCCAAGCTAAGAGACCAGACGACCGAATCGGCCGATGGCAAGCACTTTGATATAAACGCTAATATTGGTTCTCCAAAAGACTTGGACTCAGTTATCGCCAACGGTGCAGAAGGAATTGGTTTGTTTCGGACGGAGTTTTTGTTTATTGATTCCGACCATCTTCCAACAGAGGATGAGCAATTTTCTGCTTACAAAGCTGCTTTACAGGCGATGAATGGGAAACCAGTCACGATTCGTACAATGGATATTGGTGGCGACAAGCAGTTAAGTTATTGGAAATTGCCAAAAGAGGATAACCCATTCCTAGGTTACCGTGCGATTCGTATTTCTCTAAAGCAGGATGATATTTTTCGGACACAACTCAGGGCACTTTTGCGTGCATCGGTTTATGGTAATTTGTGGATCATGTTTCCAATGATCGCCACTTTGCCTGAGTTCCGTCAAGCCAAGAAAATTTACGAAGAGGAGAGAAATAAATTGCTTTCTAAGGGTACGAAGATTGCCGACCATATAAAGCTCGGCATCATGGTTGAAATTCCTGCCTCGGCTGTTTTGGCCGATAAATTCGCTAAAGAAGTTGATTTCTTTTCAATCGGTACTAACGATTTGATCCAATACACAATGGCAGCTGATCGAGGAAACGATAGTGTTTCTTATCTATATCAGCCTTATAATCCGGCGATTCTTCGATTGGTTCACAATGTAATCGAGGCTGCGCATAAAGAAGATAAAGTTGTTGCAATGTGTGGAGAAATGGCAGGCGATCCGGTTGCCGTGCCCGTTTTAATGGGATTGGGTCTTGATGAATTTTCGATGTCGGCTTCCTCGGTTTTACCGACTCGTTCTTTGATGAAGCACTTGAAAGTTTCGGATATGAAAAAATTGGCAAATGAAAGTTTGGATAAGGATACTAACCAAGAAGTAATCGATTTAGTCAAAAATTCAATTAAATGA
- a CDS encoding glycosyltransferase family 4 protein — protein sequence MNIGLFTDTYFPQISGVSTSTQILAKQLEELGNNVYIFTTTDPKVKRSHYGHGSEKSIYRFSSIPYTGFKDRRITFRGFFEAIEIARTLRLDIIHTQTEFSLGLMGKIIARQLKIPIVHTYHTMYQDYTHYVMNGRLIKAGGVEVIVRAYLKSVNGVIAPSQRVYDTLRGYGVDAPMPIIPTGVSFSKNMSDNSVELRKTLKIRPRQPVILSLGRVAFEKNIEELINVMSYIINDFHNAILVIVGDGPAKEELEDHAKALGLNKYVKFVGMVDHDDVYSYYRMADVFASPSTSESQGLTFIEAVNANRPFVAMPNPYLNQITKSKFIGTIVHDNAEMTEAIENYLSDPSFKKENPERDQILKEISAEKFGANVLKFYQQIINNFDPEGSKSSDEPTDEEIGYARQLLGRLPLPKVAKRKILKVKKEARDDK from the coding sequence ATGAATATTGGACTTTTTACTGACACTTATTTTCCACAAATTTCCGGTGTTAGCACAAGCACACAGATTTTGGCCAAACAATTAGAAGAATTGGGTAACAACGTTTATATTTTTACGACAACTGATCCAAAAGTAAAACGTTCTCATTATGGACATGGATCCGAAAAAAGTATTTATCGTTTTTCTTCGATTCCCTATACAGGATTTAAGGATCGCCGGATTACTTTCCGTGGTTTTTTTGAAGCAATTGAAATTGCACGAACATTGAGGCTTGATATTATTCATACTCAGACTGAGTTTAGTCTTGGATTGATGGGAAAAATTATTGCCCGCCAATTAAAGATTCCGATTGTTCATACATATCACACGATGTATCAGGACTATACGCACTACGTGATGAATGGGAGATTAATCAAAGCCGGTGGTGTCGAAGTAATCGTTCGCGCTTATTTGAAGTCAGTTAACGGAGTGATCGCCCCGAGCCAAAGAGTTTATGATACCCTGCGCGGTTATGGAGTAGACGCACCAATGCCAATAATTCCAACTGGCGTTAGTTTTTCAAAAAATATGTCTGATAATTCGGTTGAATTAAGAAAAACTTTAAAAATAAGACCGCGACAGCCAGTTATTTTGTCATTGGGCCGGGTTGCTTTTGAAAAAAACATTGAAGAGCTTATTAACGTTATGTCTTATATTATTAATGATTTTCACAACGCAATTCTCGTTATTGTCGGTGATGGGCCAGCGAAAGAAGAATTGGAAGATCATGCCAAAGCTCTCGGACTTAATAAATATGTCAAGTTTGTTGGCATGGTGGATCATGACGATGTTTATTCTTATTACCGTATGGCAGATGTTTTTGCCAGCCCTTCAACTTCGGAATCTCAAGGACTGACATTTATTGAGGCAGTTAATGCCAACCGTCCTTTTGTCGCAATGCCGAATCCTTATTTAAATCAAATTACGAAATCTAAGTTTATCGGCACGATTGTACATGACAATGCAGAAATGACCGAAGCGATTGAAAATTATCTTTCCGATCCAAGCTTTAAAAAGGAAAATCCTGAGCGGGACCAGATTTTAAAAGAGATTAGTGCTGAAAAATTTGGAGCCAATGTCTTAAAATTCTATCAACAAATTATTAATAACTTTGATCCGGAGGGTTCGAAGTCTTCTGACGAACCAACTGATGAAGAAATTGGTTATGCCCGTCAATTATTGGGCCGTTTACCCCTGCCAAAAGTTGCGAAACGAAAGATTTTGAAAGTTAAAAAGGAAGCACGGGACGATAAATAG
- a CDS encoding glycosyltransferase family 4 protein, with protein sequence MKVLQYFENPGLISRSGIGHAQRLQQEELSYTDIVLDTSPFSKDYDLIDVNTYGPKSLAMVAKARLQNRRVVYHAHSTYEDFRNSFIGSNFLSKPFKRHLVKAYRQADLIITPTPYAKSLLRSYGLKQPIVPISNGVRVSSYHRNKSKIVKFRQFLNLKADDKRKIIISVGLYFQRKGIMDFVELARRNPKHLFVWFGYTDLRIIPKKIRETVKKDHPANCIFAGYITGDVLQGAYSGADLFLYPSYEETEGIVVLEALASSQKVLVRDIPVYTDWLHDGFDCYKAASLDDFDKRLNEILSGKVKDVSKAGHEVALKRDVSVIGPRLKKAYEKALSLPSQESNEY encoded by the coding sequence ATGAAAGTATTGCAGTATTTTGAAAACCCGGGCTTAATTAGCCGTTCCGGGATTGGACACGCTCAGCGTTTGCAACAAGAGGAACTTTCTTACACGGATATAGTTCTAGACACTAGCCCTTTTTCGAAAGATTATGACTTGATTGATGTCAACACATATGGACCGAAATCTTTGGCAATGGTAGCGAAAGCTCGTTTGCAGAATCGAAGGGTAGTTTATCATGCCCACTCGACTTATGAAGACTTTCGCAATTCTTTTATTGGATCGAATTTTCTTTCCAAACCTTTTAAAAGACATTTGGTTAAAGCTTATCGACAAGCTGATTTAATTATTACACCGACTCCTTATGCAAAATCTTTGTTACGGTCTTATGGATTAAAGCAGCCAATTGTTCCAATTTCAAATGGAGTAAGAGTTTCTTCTTATCACCGAAACAAATCAAAAATCGTTAAGTTTCGTCAATTTTTGAATTTAAAAGCGGACGATAAAAGAAAAATAATTATTTCTGTTGGTCTTTATTTTCAAAGAAAAGGAATTATGGATTTTGTCGAATTAGCCAGACGAAACCCTAAACATCTTTTTGTATGGTTCGGTTATACCGATTTACGAATTATTCCGAAAAAAATTAGAGAAACGGTGAAAAAAGATCACCCTGCTAATTGTATTTTTGCTGGATACATTACTGGGGATGTTTTACAAGGAGCTTATTCCGGTGCTGATCTCTTTTTGTATCCCAGTTATGAAGAAACTGAAGGGATTGTCGTTCTCGAAGCTTTGGCCAGTTCTCAAAAAGTTCTTGTCCGTGATATTCCCGTTTACACTGATTGGCTTCATGACGGCTTTGACTGTTATAAGGCGGCAAGTCTGGACGATTTTGATAAACGCTTAAACGAGATTTTGTCTGGAAAAGTTAAGGATGTTTCAAAAGCAGGTCACGAAGTCGCTTTAAAGCGAGATGTGTCTGTGATTGGACCACGACTAAAAAAAGCTTATGAAAAAGCTTTGTCTTTACCAAGTCAGGAGAGTAATGAATACTAA
- a CDS encoding flippase-like domain-containing protein: MNTKQRVFWMLFTLFIGALVFIYSFHKVNIKEFNQQIAQTNYGWLLVAFMLIIFYYLSMAWILKILLEPTKVSFWGVLRTPFMEQFGNGITPFSVGGQPMQILGLRQAGVSLGEGSSVSLMKFVIYQSMIVVAFLICLLFGYQYVANHMLAMTSLVVFGIVIHVLVLLVLVFIMFFPPITEKIANIVLIPFRWFLSDQQVDEIDRKLNQKIIEFHDVSKKLANDPKKLIKVSLVTLIQLIVYYLIPYFILLAVGADNADPMFIIVLNVILTLAISIFPVPGGTGGAEIGFSLLFSSFLPNHTVTIFAMLVWRIITYYFGIFAGLVAYNVIPNQLDGKNHVEN, encoded by the coding sequence ATGAATACTAAACAACGTGTTTTTTGGATGCTTTTTACGCTTTTTATTGGCGCTTTAGTTTTTATTTACAGTTTTCATAAAGTAAACATCAAGGAGTTTAATCAACAAATTGCCCAAACCAACTATGGTTGGCTTTTAGTCGCTTTTATGCTAATTATCTTTTACTATCTTTCGATGGCATGGATTTTAAAAATTCTTTTGGAACCAACTAAAGTTAGTTTTTGGGGAGTTTTACGGACCCCTTTTATGGAACAGTTCGGTAACGGGATTACTCCTTTTTCGGTTGGTGGACAGCCAATGCAAATTCTTGGTTTGCGCCAAGCAGGGGTTTCTCTTGGAGAAGGCAGCTCGGTTTCCTTAATGAAATTCGTTATTTATCAATCGATGATCGTAGTGGCTTTTTTAATCTGTTTGTTATTTGGATATCAATATGTCGCCAACCATATGCTGGCGATGACTAGTTTGGTTGTCTTTGGCATCGTGATTCATGTGCTTGTTTTGTTGGTTTTGGTATTTATTATGTTTTTTCCACCAATCACCGAAAAAATTGCGAATATTGTTTTAATACCATTTCGTTGGTTTTTGTCAGATCAACAAGTCGATGAAATCGATAGGAAACTTAACCAAAAAATTATTGAATTTCATGATGTTTCTAAAAAACTAGCCAACGATCCAAAGAAATTAATCAAAGTTTCGCTTGTTACTCTAATACAGCTTATTGTCTATTATTTAATCCCTTATTTTATCTTGCTAGCCGTTGGTGCTGATAATGCCGACCCAATGTTCATTATTGTTTTAAATGTTATTTTGACCTTGGCGATTTCTATTTTTCCTGTTCCTGGTGGCACGGGTGGTGCTGAAATAGGTTTCTCCTTACTTTTTTCCAGTTTTTTGCCCAACCATACAGTCACTATTTTTGCAATGCTGGTTTGGCGAATCATAACTTATTATTTTGGTATCTTCGCTGGTCTGGTAGCGTATAATGTAATACCGAATCAGCTTGATGGAAAAAATCATGTCGAAAACTGA
- a CDS encoding YkuJ family protein produces the protein MSKTESEITPIINRLEAMVKDQSGQEVQVRNFDLYGLNLARVSFDRRTDIFTIKEFRDNHVFKFDNIDLVAIDIYEILRDLKLTF, from the coding sequence ATGTCGAAAACTGAATCAGAAATTACTCCAATTATTAACCGCCTTGAAGCAATGGTTAAGGATCAGAGCGGGCAAGAGGTTCAAGTTCGAAATTTTGATCTTTATGGGTTAAATCTGGCTAGAGTGAGTTTTGATCGTCGAACGGATATTTTTACTATTAAGGAATTTCGAGACAATCATGTTTTTAAATTTGATAATATCGATTTAGTTGCTATTGATATTTATGAAATTCTTCGTGATTTGAAGTTGACTTTTTAA
- a CDS encoding LTA synthase family protein, whose amino-acid sequence MIKHKFVQIKNFLGDHQVRPLVSFFLINLFFIELKTVIEYYINFNLGIKGMMQVLIAVLNPLPTAILFLSIALYFRGYVAYWLMILMNFIQTFWLFANMLYYREFSDFLSFSIMSSGSSVGENLGKSIAGIIRLSDFLVFLDIIVLVLLLLFRQITSDKKGLQKKYAVLTSTLGFVLIFVVFGLANSNRSGLLTRSFDDNYIVKYMGLNEYAAFNAVQTHDQAVSRKKANASELKPILKWINSHRAPANVKYYGVDKGKNVFVFHLESFQQFLIDYKVDGKEVTPNLDKFYHDSHTLSFDNFYNQVGQGKTSDAEMMLDNSLFGLSSGSAMVKYGTSNTFQSAPAILSQLGYTTAAFHGDVPSFWNRDNTYKSWGYDYFFSKSFYPNSSKSSYNVGYGMLDKIFLKDTSKYISELPQPFYAKIITVTNHYPYETNKEISSQFPATTTGDKTVDHYVQTAHYLDSAFGEFIAWLKASGLYNNSVIYVYGDHYGISENHEAAIAQLLKKKKITNYDLAQFQKVPFMIHASNLKGGIDHTYGGEIDVLPTLLDLLGVQNTNSVQFGNDLLSTKHRQIVSFRDGDFVTPTVIKMNGTYWHTDTGKAIKYKTASKSMKKFIDKTQKFVDDQLKYSDEVVTGDLLRFYHRTNFKTVIKKDYNYTTSSTLARLKKSLTSDPSSLDAKNKGTSLDSLYKTNELMLKSPAKIKKYYEKVKEEKAKEKSSSESSSASVEPAASSVSSSTSSSSK is encoded by the coding sequence ATGATTAAACATAAATTTGTACAAATAAAGAATTTTTTAGGTGATCACCAGGTTCGACCATTGGTTTCGTTTTTTTTGATCAACCTGTTTTTTATTGAATTAAAAACGGTAATAGAATATTACATTAATTTTAATCTTGGTATTAAAGGGATGATGCAGGTTCTGATTGCTGTTCTTAATCCCTTGCCGACAGCGATTTTATTCTTGAGTATCGCTCTATATTTTCGCGGTTATGTAGCCTATTGGTTAATGATTTTGATGAACTTTATTCAAACTTTTTGGTTGTTTGCCAATATGCTTTATTACCGTGAATTTAGTGATTTTCTGTCTTTTTCGATTATGTCGTCCGGTTCTTCTGTCGGGGAAAATCTTGGAAAATCGATTGCTGGTATTATTCGTCTAAGTGATTTTCTTGTTTTTTTAGATATTATTGTGCTAGTTCTGCTTTTGCTTTTTCGCCAAATCACTTCCGATAAAAAAGGTTTGCAAAAAAAATATGCCGTTTTAACTTCTACACTTGGTTTCGTACTTATTTTTGTTGTCTTTGGACTGGCTAATTCCAATCGTTCTGGCTTGCTGACGCGGTCTTTTGACGATAATTATATTGTTAAATATATGGGCTTAAACGAGTATGCGGCTTTTAATGCCGTACAAACGCATGACCAGGCTGTTAGCCGTAAAAAAGCCAATGCGTCTGAATTAAAACCGATTTTAAAATGGATTAACTCTCATCGTGCACCAGCCAATGTGAAATACTATGGCGTTGATAAAGGGAAAAATGTTTTCGTTTTTCATTTGGAATCTTTTCAACAGTTTTTAATAGACTATAAAGTTGATGGAAAGGAAGTGACACCAAATCTGGATAAGTTCTACCACGACTCGCACACGCTTTCTTTTGATAATTTTTATAATCAGGTCGGCCAAGGGAAGACTTCCGATGCTGAAATGATGTTGGATAATTCTCTATTTGGTTTATCTTCCGGCTCGGCGATGGTCAAATATGGGACAAGCAATACTTTTCAATCTGCACCAGCTATTTTAAGCCAGTTGGGATACACTACAGCTGCATTCCATGGTGATGTACCGTCTTTTTGGAATCGCGATAATACATATAAATCCTGGGGCTACGACTACTTTTTCAGCAAAAGTTTTTACCCGAATTCTTCTAAATCCAGTTACAATGTCGGTTACGGAATGTTGGATAAAATTTTCCTGAAAGATACATCTAAATATATTTCAGAATTGCCACAACCTTTTTATGCAAAAATTATCACCGTTACCAATCATTATCCTTACGAGACGAACAAGGAAATTTCTAGCCAATTTCCTGCTACGACAACGGGCGATAAGACTGTTGACCATTACGTTCAGACTGCTCATTATTTGGATTCCGCTTTTGGTGAATTTATCGCCTGGCTTAAGGCTAGCGGCCTATACAATAACAGTGTGATTTATGTTTATGGAGACCATTATGGAATTTCAGAAAATCATGAAGCCGCTATTGCTCAATTGCTAAAAAAGAAAAAAATTACCAATTACGATCTGGCTCAGTTTCAAAAGGTACCTTTTATGATTCATGCAAGCAATTTAAAGGGTGGGATAGACCATACTTATGGCGGTGAAATTGATGTCTTACCAACTTTACTTGACTTGTTGGGCGTACAGAATACCAACTCAGTCCAGTTTGGCAATGATCTTCTTTCAACTAAGCATCGTCAGATTGTCAGCTTTAGAGATGGCGATTTTGTCACTCCAACTGTAATTAAAATGAATGGTACTTATTGGCATACAGATACTGGAAAGGCGATAAAATACAAAACTGCTTCCAAGTCTATGAAGAAATTTATCGATAAGACACAAAAGTTTGTCGATGACCAGCTTAAATATTCAGATGAAGTTGTCACTGGTGACTTATTACGTTTTTACCATCGAACGAACTTTAAGACAGTGATTAAAAAGGATTATAATTATACGACAAGTAGTACGCTTGCCCGTTTAAAGAAGTCCCTAACCTCGGACCCTAGTTCCTTGGATGCTAAAAATAAGGGCACGTCTTTGGACTCGCTTTATAAAACTAATGAACTCATGTTGAAGTCGCCAGCTAAAATAAAGAAATACTATGAAAAAGTTAAAGAGGAGAAGGCTAAAGAGAAGTCTTCTTCTGAGAGTTCTTCTGCTTCGGTTGAACCCGCAGCCAGCAGCGTTTCGTCGTCTACGTCATCGTCTTCTAAATAG
- a CDS encoding phosphatidylglycerophosphatase A — translation MSDYSELAQASIKRLRKRGVSLDNIYRLTGDFLLQHYHFSAKHEQIVKALSIVLKRDEVNDIILTALYMDESAETMSDDEPLKARLSRDANGHNVDEILAIGLASQFGAAATVHYGWLDNEKPGLIGVLNDKTDSVNVYIDDILAALVASNAMEYLELDGGNKY, via the coding sequence ATGAGTGATTATTCTGAACTAGCGCAAGCTAGTATTAAAAGACTTCGTAAACGTGGAGTTTCTTTAGATAATATTTATAGACTGACGGGTGATTTTTTGTTGCAGCATTATCATTTTTCTGCCAAACATGAGCAAATAGTTAAAGCTTTGTCGATCGTTTTAAAACGCGATGAAGTCAATGATATTATTCTTACGGCTTTGTATATGGACGAATCCGCTGAAACGATGTCGGACGATGAGCCTTTGAAGGCTCGGCTCTCTCGCGATGCTAATGGACATAATGTTGATGAAATTCTGGCAATTGGTTTGGCTTCGCAATTTGGTGCAGCAGCAACTGTCCATTATGGCTGGCTTGATAATGAAAAACCGGGTTTAATTGGCGTTTTGAATGATAAAACTGATTCTGTCAATGTTTATATCGACGATATTCTTGCTGCATTGGTGGCTTCAAACGCTATGGAATATTTAGAGTTGGATGGTGGAAACAAATACTAA
- the thiD gene encoding bifunctional hydroxymethylpyrimidine kinase/phosphomethylpyrimidine kinase: MGAISINSFPQVVTIAGSDSDGSAGAQADLHAFFSRHVYGMSILVAAVAGNSYGISAGHNFPLDFIDAEFKTLANDFHIRSAKTGMLADSELILDIVKNYQKVNFGPLVVDPVITTKHGAKLLEDEAIDTLRENLLPLAEVATPNFSEAQVIAGFELKNKDDLVKAAEKIQKFGAKNVVVKGSHLIDSEQKTVSDYVLLENGDGYFLSEDYVDTSHINGTGDTFSAIIAAEIVKGKTIKNSIKIAKRATYQAIVETIGVGHKFGPINHWAIE; the protein is encoded by the coding sequence ATGGGAGCAATATCAATTAATTCATTTCCTCAAGTTGTTACGATAGCTGGCTCTGATTCAGACGGATCAGCTGGAGCACAAGCGGATTTGCACGCTTTTTTTTCTCGGCATGTTTACGGTATGTCGATTCTTGTTGCTGCTGTTGCCGGAAATTCATACGGGATCAGTGCGGGACACAATTTTCCTTTAGATTTTATCGATGCGGAGTTTAAAACTCTGGCTAATGATTTTCATATTAGATCTGCTAAAACTGGTATGCTTGCCGACAGCGAACTTATTTTGGATATTGTAAAAAATTATCAAAAGGTTAACTTTGGCCCTTTGGTTGTCGATCCGGTTATTACAACAAAACACGGAGCAAAATTACTCGAAGATGAAGCGATCGATACTTTAAGAGAAAATTTGCTGCCTTTAGCTGAAGTTGCAACGCCCAATTTTTCAGAGGCTCAAGTGATTGCTGGTTTTGAACTTAAGAATAAAGACGATCTTGTTAAAGCTGCTGAAAAGATTCAGAAATTTGGTGCTAAGAATGTTGTGGTTAAAGGTTCACATTTAATCGATTCCGAGCAAAAAACCGTTTCTGACTATGTTTTATTAGAAAATGGCGATGGTTACTTTCTAAGTGAAGATTATGTCGATACAAGCCATATTAATGGAACAGGCGACACTTTTTCTGCAATTATTGCGGCCGAGATTGTTAAAGGAAAGACTATTAAAAATTCCATAAAAATCGCTAAAAGAGCTACTTATCAAGCGATTGTTGAAACGATTGGCGTTGGACACAAATTTGGACCAATTAATCATTGGGCAATTGAATAA
- a CDS encoding YitT family protein, whose amino-acid sequence MDQLRNYLSKHAIVARAGAAILYGVLVGFAMNFFWKPGDIYSSGFNGLGQLVGFFFSTNLLPVVILAVNIPMTILAWIMISHRLAFFEIFAIACSSIFIDLIVAPTKPLISDPLMCAIFGGALNGFATGFALKNGVATGGLDVVEIIGKHLWNIKVFPINVAFNSIIMIGSGFQHGWKYAFYSIIGIVVSAWMTSIAYTQQQQMEVMIVTNNKDKMIQEIQSRLRRGITVVDDAKGGYLHDSKHVIFTVITLEERYELREAIEAADEKAFASMWKVDHTFGNFYEKQV is encoded by the coding sequence ATGGATCAATTGAGAAATTATTTATCAAAACACGCTATCGTCGCTCGTGCTGGGGCGGCGATTTTATATGGCGTGTTGGTTGGATTTGCCATGAATTTTTTTTGGAAGCCGGGAGATATTTATTCCAGCGGTTTTAATGGCTTGGGCCAATTAGTCGGTTTCTTTTTTTCAACCAATCTTTTGCCTGTGGTTATTTTAGCTGTTAATATTCCAATGACGATTCTGGCTTGGATCATGATTAGTCACCGCTTGGCTTTTTTTGAGATTTTCGCAATTGCTTGTTCTTCTATATTTATTGATTTGATCGTCGCACCGACAAAACCTTTAATTTCCGATCCTTTAATGTGTGCCATTTTTGGTGGGGCTCTTAATGGATTCGCAACTGGTTTTGCTTTAAAAAATGGTGTTGCAACTGGTGGTCTGGATGTTGTTGAAATCATTGGGAAACATTTGTGGAACATTAAAGTCTTTCCGATAAACGTTGCTTTTAATTCGATCATTATGATCGGTTCTGGCTTCCAGCATGGATGGAAATATGCTTTTTACTCAATCATCGGTATCGTTGTTTCTGCTTGGATGACTTCAATTGCTTATACCCAGCAACAACAAATGGAAGTTATGATTGTCACTAACAATAAAGATAAAATGATCCAGGAGATTCAATCCCGACTTCGTCGTGGAATTACTGTCGTAGACGACGCGAAGGGTGGATATTTACATGATTCCAAACACGTAATTTTCACCGTTATTACTCTCGAGGAACGCTATGAATTGCGTGAGGCAATTGAAGCGGCCGATGAAAAAGCTTTTGCCTCAATGTGGAAGGTTGATCATACTTTTGGTAATTTTTATGAAAAGCAGGTGTAA